One genomic window of Gossypium hirsutum isolate 1008001.06 chromosome D11, Gossypium_hirsutum_v2.1, whole genome shotgun sequence includes the following:
- the LOC107913446 gene encoding 50S ribosomal protein L29, chloroplastic produces MLSVSIASPATLTLPPKPKSSIPKTSFTGVRIQHLCPQRLPSQATFFRQPSPSSSVVMMAKREEEMKEIRAKTTEEINDEVVELKGELLMLRLQKSVRNEFKSSEFGRMRKRIARMLTVKRERELEEGINKRLSRKLDRQWKKSIVVKPPPSLIKLREQEAAEEAEKSAA; encoded by the exons ATGTTGAGCGTCTCAATTGCTTCCCCAGCTACCTTAACTCTCCCTCCAAAACCCAAATCCTCAATTCCCAAAACTTCCTTCACCGGCGTTAGAATCCAGCACTTATGTCCCCAACGGTTGCCTTCTCAGGCCACCTTCTTTCGGCAACCGTCACCTTCGTCCTCCGTGGTCATGATGGCTAagagagaagaagaaatgaaggaaataagaGCCAAAACCACTGAGGAAATCAACGATGAAGTGGTTGAGTTAAAAGGTGAGCTTTTGATGCTTCGTCTCCAGAAATCGGTTCGTAATGAGTTCAAGTCTAGCGAGTTTGGGCGAATGCGCAAAAGG ATTGCTCGCATGCTTACTGTTAAACGGGAAAGAGAGCTCGAAGAGGGCATCAACAAGCGATTGTCAAGAAAGCTCGATCGGCAATGGAAGAAAAGCATTGTTGTGAAACCACCCCCATCTTTGATCAAGTTGAGAGAGCAAGAGGCAGCAGAAGAAGCTGAGAAATCAGCTGCTTGA